The following coding sequences lie in one Brevibacterium marinum genomic window:
- a CDS encoding alpha/beta fold hydrolase yields MRGGACTMLEGFKPIGNSHSGVRISGLIAGSGPPVLLLHGYPQTKHMWHLVAPALAKDHTVVLGDLRGYGDSDKPEQENDRSTYSKREMAADQHALMMSLGFEKYSIAGHDRGGRVAHRLGLDHPEAVDRVALLDIVPTLHMFDNVNRAMASSYFHWFFLALENGMPEALIRADPLTWLRSRFEGRNAGGRQVDPETYDEYARCFTSPGGVEASTADYQSAATIDLDHDRADRDRGRRLMMPLLTLWGDKGYVGRTFDVVEVWKDYADEVEGAAAQSDHYLAEEAPEFVVTELTRFFDPSTADGGGQGS; encoded by the coding sequence ATGAGGGGAGGCGCTTGCACCATGCTCGAAGGGTTCAAGCCGATCGGCAACTCGCACTCAGGGGTGCGCATCAGCGGATTGATCGCGGGCTCCGGCCCGCCGGTGCTGCTCCTGCACGGCTATCCGCAGACGAAGCACATGTGGCATCTGGTGGCACCGGCGCTGGCAAAGGACCACACTGTCGTCCTCGGAGATCTGCGCGGGTACGGTGACTCCGACAAACCGGAGCAGGAGAACGATCGCAGCACCTACTCCAAGCGTGAGATGGCTGCCGACCAACATGCCCTGATGATGTCGCTCGGATTCGAGAAGTACTCCATTGCCGGTCACGATCGGGGCGGACGAGTCGCCCACCGCTTGGGGCTCGACCACCCTGAGGCAGTCGACCGTGTTGCACTGCTTGATATCGTGCCGACTCTGCACATGTTCGACAATGTGAACCGCGCTATGGCGAGCTCCTATTTCCACTGGTTCTTCCTCGCGCTGGAGAACGGGATGCCCGAGGCTCTCATCCGGGCGGACCCCCTCACCTGGCTGCGCAGTCGTTTCGAAGGTCGCAACGCCGGGGGCAGGCAGGTTGACCCCGAGACGTATGACGAATACGCACGGTGCTTCACGAGTCCCGGAGGGGTTGAGGCTTCGACGGCCGACTATCAGTCCGCGGCAACCATCGATCTCGATCACGATCGCGCCGACCGTGATCGCGGCCGGCGCCTGATGATGCCGCTGCTCACTCTGTGGGGAGACAAGGGATACGTCGGTAGGACCTTCGATGTCGTCGAGGTGTGGAAGGACTATGCGGACGAGGTCGAAGGTGCAGCGGCCCAGTCCGATCACTACCTGGCCGAAGAAGCTCCCGAGTTCGTCGTCACCGAGCTCACGAGATTCTTCGACCCGTCCACGGCCGATGGCGGAGGGCAGGGCTCATGA
- a CDS encoding anti-sigma factor, whose amino-acid sequence MSTDRDYLAAGLALGGLSDAELAEAQALADSDPDFRSEVAAYEDTMALMAESDAELFTAADAPDSAPDDAVEPVSAATRDAILSIPETHSQAEPEQSEPEQSESGQVEPEQSESGQASPGPGADRQSSPEHDSAGRETTGSASPPPPADLAEHRRQRQPWVAWVAAAAAVIVVGVIGVNSWQLQQNQSEMEEKLASTQQQLEDSTRLMEAGDLRTSTADLPEGGEVTVFSSENEQLIRLNSSDVDTAPAGKSLQMWVIGDEGPESVGLMTEQPVTIADEPFGSGSLFGITVEPEGGSEQPTTDPIVAIDL is encoded by the coding sequence ATGAGCACCGATCGTGACTATCTGGCTGCCGGCCTGGCCCTGGGCGGTCTCAGCGACGCCGAACTCGCCGAGGCACAGGCACTCGCAGACTCAGACCCAGACTTCCGTTCCGAGGTCGCAGCGTACGAGGACACCATGGCGCTCATGGCCGAATCCGATGCGGAGCTGTTCACTGCAGCAGACGCCCCCGATTCTGCGCCGGACGACGCGGTGGAGCCTGTCTCCGCGGCCACCCGGGACGCGATCCTCTCCATCCCGGAGACCCACTCACAGGCCGAGCCCGAGCAGAGCGAGCCCGAGCAGAGCGAGTCCGGACAGGTCGAGCCCGAGCAGAGCGAGTCCGGACAGGCGTCTCCCGGACCCGGTGCTGATCGGCAGAGCTCACCCGAACATGACTCAGCCGGCCGGGAGACAACAGGGTCCGCGTCTCCGCCCCCTCCTGCCGACCTGGCCGAACACCGTCGGCAACGTCAGCCCTGGGTGGCGTGGGTCGCTGCCGCGGCCGCGGTCATCGTCGTTGGAGTCATCGGCGTGAATTCCTGGCAGCTGCAGCAGAACCAGAGTGAGATGGAGGAGAAACTCGCCTCGACTCAGCAGCAGCTCGAGGACTCCACTCGCCTGATGGAGGCCGGGGACCTGCGAACGAGCACCGCCGATCTGCCCGAGGGCGGCGAAGTCACAGTGTTCTCATCCGAGAACGAGCAGCTCATCCGCCTGAATTCGAGTGACGTGGACACAGCTCCAGCCGGGAAGTCCCTGCAGATGTGGGTGATCGGTGACGAAGGCCCCGAGAGCGTCGGACTGATGACGGAACAGCCGGTGACCATCGCCGACGAACCCTTCGGCTCGGGGAGTCTGTTCGGCATCACCGTGGAGCCCGAGGGCGGTTCGGAGCAGCCGACCACCGATCCGATCGTCGCCATCGACCTGTAG
- a CDS encoding TRIC cation channel family protein → MDVQEAIFLALDLTGTFVFAVSGVLLAARRGFDITGGLVLGTMTGIGGGTIRDVLLDRVPNALSQPIYLVPPLIATLLIYLIGKHVSRARIWIVTFDAIGLAIFSVTGSTIALGAGANYPAALLMGALTACGGGLMRDAVASEDPAIFTGTDLYLIPALFGAGVTLLAHATGILGGVVSLTIAALAFGFRMLAWKLQWRVPQPMRQWSYRATERKMKKLPSVFRKPD, encoded by the coding sequence GTGGACGTTCAGGAAGCGATCTTTCTCGCGCTCGACCTCACCGGCACATTCGTCTTCGCCGTCTCGGGCGTGCTCCTGGCCGCCCGGCGGGGCTTCGACATCACCGGAGGGCTGGTTCTCGGGACGATGACCGGCATCGGCGGGGGGACGATCCGCGATGTCCTCCTCGACCGTGTGCCGAATGCACTGTCCCAACCGATCTATTTGGTTCCGCCGCTCATCGCCACGCTGCTCATCTACCTCATCGGCAAGCACGTCTCGCGTGCCCGCATCTGGATCGTGACGTTCGATGCGATCGGACTTGCCATCTTCAGCGTCACCGGCTCGACGATCGCTCTCGGCGCCGGAGCCAACTACCCGGCCGCACTGCTCATGGGTGCCCTCACCGCCTGCGGCGGCGGCCTCATGCGCGATGCGGTGGCCAGTGAGGACCCGGCGATCTTCACCGGCACCGACCTCTATCTCATTCCTGCGCTCTTCGGAGCCGGCGTCACGCTCCTCGCGCACGCGACGGGAATTCTGGGCGGTGTGGTCTCGCTGACCATCGCGGCCCTGGCCTTCGGCTTCAGGATGTTGGCCTGGAAGCTGCAGTGGCGGGTCCCGCAGCCCATGCGACAGTGGTCGTATCGAGCCACCGAGCGGAAGATGAAGAAGCTGCCCTCGGTGTTCCGCAAGCCCGACTGA
- a CDS encoding fasciclin domain-containing protein has protein sequence MKTLIRNRATTILAAGAIGLMALSGCSGTGSDSESGGGETQAEDSGGSSEAPEESEDGSMADSNLVGPGCAAYAEANPDGGGSVEGMAQDPVATAASNNPMLKTLTKAVSGELNPDVDLVDTLNGDEFTVIAPVDDAFADVPKDDLDALAKDSDMLTKVLTYHVIPGQMSPDEIAGEHETVEGSKVEITGEGEDMKFDDAGLVCGGVKTANATVYMVDSVMMPSK, from the coding sequence ATGAAAACTCTCATTCGCAATCGCGCGACCACGATTCTGGCTGCCGGCGCAATCGGGCTGATGGCGTTGAGCGGCTGCTCCGGCACCGGATCCGATTCCGAATCCGGAGGCGGAGAGACCCAGGCCGAGGATTCCGGTGGCAGCTCAGAGGCTCCCGAAGAGTCGGAAGACGGTTCCATGGCGGACTCGAACCTCGTCGGCCCGGGCTGCGCCGCCTATGCCGAGGCCAATCCCGATGGCGGCGGATCCGTCGAGGGCATGGCACAGGACCCCGTCGCAACAGCGGCGTCGAACAACCCGATGCTCAAGACCCTGACCAAGGCCGTCTCGGGTGAGCTCAATCCGGACGTCGACCTCGTCGACACCCTCAACGGGGACGAGTTCACCGTCATCGCTCCGGTCGACGATGCCTTCGCGGACGTCCCCAAGGACGACCTGGACGCACTGGCCAAGGACTCGGACATGCTGACGAAGGTTCTCACCTACCACGTCATCCCCGGACAGATGTCTCCCGATGAGATCGCCGGAGAGCACGAGACCGTCGAGGGCTCGAAGGTCGAGATCACAGGCGAAGGCGAGGACATGAAGTTTGACGATGCCGGACTGGTCTGCGGCGGTGTGAAGACCGCCAACGCAACCGTGTACATGGTCGACAGCGTGATGATGCCTTCGAAGTGA
- a CDS encoding sigma-70 family RNA polymerase sigma factor, producing MSSNDPTAFRHGPPGSDRRIHEDPRADGDQRASDDPQPASADPSGSLLVRIARGDAAAFEELFVSQSRILMAVILRIVKSRSLAEEVLQECFTEVWTHCKGYDPDRGTGRAWLVTLCRRRAIDCVRSVAAQQNRDFADGLRSTAESGEQVEQTVIERTESDRTVTALKILPEEQARPIVMAFYQGLTHAQISEGLEVPLGTIKSRIRDGMKKLREELEASR from the coding sequence ATGAGCTCAAATGATCCGACTGCGTTTCGACACGGCCCCCCGGGCAGCGACCGGCGCATACACGAGGACCCGCGCGCTGACGGCGACCAACGTGCGAGCGACGACCCGCAGCCCGCCTCGGCGGATCCCAGCGGATCTCTGCTCGTCCGGATCGCCCGCGGTGACGCGGCCGCTTTCGAGGAGCTGTTCGTGTCCCAGTCCCGGATCCTCATGGCTGTGATCCTGAGAATCGTCAAGAGCCGATCGCTCGCCGAGGAGGTCCTCCAGGAATGCTTCACGGAGGTGTGGACTCACTGCAAAGGCTACGACCCCGATCGTGGAACCGGTCGAGCATGGCTGGTCACCCTGTGTCGCAGGAGAGCCATCGACTGCGTTCGCAGCGTTGCGGCCCAGCAGAACCGCGACTTCGCCGATGGTCTGCGCAGCACCGCCGAGTCGGGTGAGCAGGTCGAGCAGACGGTCATCGAAAGAACTGAATCGGATCGCACGGTGACAGCGTTGAAGATCCTGCCGGAAGAACAGGCCAGACCCATCGTCATGGCCTTCTATCAGGGCCTGACCCACGCCCAGATATCGGAGGGACTCGAAGTTCCCCTCGGTACGATCAAGTCGCGGATACGCGATGGAATGAAGAAGCTGCGAGAAGAGTTGGAGGCAAGTCGATGA
- a CDS encoding OsmC family protein, whose protein sequence is MTENPGYAEPQAPSGDSDEPRSASAPIYTAKVENLGGTSGEVRVEDGLTLSTAPTSHVDQGSNPEQFLAMAWSTCLGETLKVVLAVNEVEALSRVRVEVDLHGESAAGYRFVPRAYISIEGVSVEDAEKYAGRAHARCPISKLLKGQGSPSVEIEAYKNPDDFQLS, encoded by the coding sequence ATGACTGAGAACCCAGGATACGCCGAGCCGCAGGCGCCAAGCGGAGACTCGGACGAACCCAGAAGCGCAAGTGCCCCCATCTATACGGCCAAGGTCGAGAACCTCGGCGGCACCTCGGGCGAAGTGCGTGTCGAAGACGGACTGACGCTTTCGACCGCTCCCACCTCGCACGTCGATCAGGGCAGCAACCCGGAGCAGTTCCTCGCCATGGCATGGAGCACCTGTCTGGGTGAGACCCTCAAGGTGGTGCTGGCGGTCAATGAGGTCGAGGCTCTGTCACGAGTCCGGGTCGAAGTCGACCTGCACGGTGAGTCCGCTGCGGGATACCGCTTCGTGCCCCGGGCCTACATCTCCATCGAAGGCGTTTCTGTCGAAGACGCGGAGAAGTACGCGGGGCGGGCACATGCCAGGTGCCCGATCTCGAAACTGCTCAAGGGACAGGGCAGCCCGAGCGTCGAGATCGAGGCCTACAAGAATCCGGATGATTTCCAGCTCAGCTGA
- a CDS encoding molybdopterin-dependent oxidoreductase, which yields MRRPLRTALAGVVATLVLFGAAELIARAFGPPAAPLLAVGQTIIPLAPAGLIKPVIDLLGHNDKLVLVLTTGLGALVLGGLIGWLASRRLRLATALLLLAGIVPVIVIPLRPESEVLDVLPTLIGLALGMATFRVLISLDSSTSTSAPGTDTGGTDTAAASTFPAVARPGASATADSPATTDSPSTIDSPSLPDSSSPPDSPSPVGASSSAKPAADPSRRRFFAITGIIGAAGAAAVAAGQTVASLTLDAGAAVAKLVLPKPAKTAPPIPASAHPQVKGLAPFVTDRKDFYRIDTVLAPPVIDAQQWSLRIHGMVDSEVTLSMDDLLDLPLEEHHITLTCVSNPVGGDLVGNATWLGFPVSELLQRAKPHRDADMVLSHSFDGFTASTPIEALSDDRNALLAVGMNGSPLPPEHGYPARLVVPGLYGFVSATKWVTELEVTRFDEKTAYWTDRGWDAKAPILVASRIEVPKPLGKVPAGDLVVAGTAWAQRSGIERVDVKLDDGQWTEAELADEVNIDTWRQWRADFSTVDAGSHTLTVRAIDRDGNVQTPERREAIPNSATGHHHIQFRVE from the coding sequence ATGAGAAGACCACTTCGCACCGCCCTTGCCGGGGTCGTCGCCACCCTCGTCCTGTTCGGTGCCGCCGAGCTCATCGCCCGAGCCTTCGGGCCACCGGCCGCCCCTCTGCTGGCCGTAGGCCAAACGATCATTCCGCTGGCTCCCGCGGGCCTCATCAAACCGGTCATCGACCTTCTCGGGCACAATGACAAGCTCGTCCTCGTCCTCACCACGGGCCTCGGGGCTCTGGTGCTCGGGGGACTCATCGGATGGCTCGCATCTCGTCGCCTCCGGCTGGCCACAGCGCTCCTGCTCCTGGCCGGGATCGTCCCCGTCATCGTCATCCCCCTCCGCCCCGAGTCCGAGGTCCTCGACGTGCTTCCGACTCTGATCGGCCTCGCTCTCGGCATGGCGACCTTCCGCGTCCTCATCAGCCTCGATTCGTCGACTTCGACGTCTGCGCCCGGAACGGATACCGGCGGAACGGATACCGCTGCTGCCTCAACTTTTCCTGCCGTCGCTCGACCCGGCGCCTCGGCGACAGCCGATTCCCCGGCGACGACTGATTCACCGTCGACAATCGATTCCCCGTCGCTGCCCGATTCTTCCTCGCCACCCGATTCCCCGTCGCCGGTTGGAGCGTCATCGAGCGCGAAACCTGCCGCAGATCCGTCACGGCGCCGCTTCTTCGCGATCACAGGGATCATCGGCGCCGCAGGGGCAGCAGCAGTGGCCGCCGGACAGACCGTGGCTTCACTGACCTTGGACGCCGGTGCTGCGGTTGCGAAGCTCGTGCTGCCGAAGCCCGCGAAAACAGCACCCCCGATTCCCGCCTCGGCGCATCCTCAGGTGAAGGGCCTTGCGCCCTTCGTCACCGACCGAAAGGACTTCTACCGCATCGATACGGTCCTCGCTCCCCCGGTCATCGATGCGCAGCAATGGTCACTGCGGATCCACGGCATGGTCGACTCAGAGGTGACCCTGTCGATGGACGATCTTCTCGACCTCCCCCTCGAGGAGCACCACATCACGCTCACCTGCGTCTCCAATCCCGTCGGTGGTGACCTCGTCGGCAATGCCACGTGGCTGGGCTTCCCCGTCAGCGAGCTGCTGCAACGGGCGAAACCGCACAGGGACGCGGACATGGTGCTCTCCCATTCCTTCGACGGCTTCACGGCCTCGACGCCGATCGAAGCACTCTCAGACGATCGGAACGCGCTGCTTGCCGTCGGCATGAACGGCAGTCCCCTGCCGCCCGAGCACGGGTACCCCGCCCGCCTTGTCGTCCCCGGACTCTACGGCTTCGTCTCGGCCACCAAATGGGTCACGGAACTCGAGGTCACCCGCTTCGATGAGAAGACGGCCTATTGGACCGACCGCGGGTGGGATGCCAAGGCCCCCATCCTGGTCGCGTCCAGAATCGAAGTTCCGAAACCGCTGGGGAAGGTGCCGGCGGGTGATCTGGTCGTCGCCGGCACCGCCTGGGCGCAGCGAAGCGGGATCGAACGAGTCGATGTGAAGCTCGACGACGGGCAGTGGACGGAGGCAGAGCTGGCCGACGAGGTGAACATCGACACCTGGCGGCAGTGGAGAGCAGACTTCAGCACGGTCGATGCCGGGTCGCACACCCTCACCGTCCGTGCGATCGATCGCGACGGGAACGTGCAGACCCCGGAGCGCAGGGAAGCCATTCCCAATTCGGCGACCGGGCACCACCACATCCAGTTCCGCGTCGAATAG